Part of the Patagioenas fasciata isolate bPatFas1 chromosome 24, bPatFas1.hap1, whole genome shotgun sequence genome is shown below.
gtcacaatgggcactggggacaaaggggacgtccccatggtgtcacaatgggcccaagtgacaaggagggtccccacggtgccacgatgggtcctggggacaagggggtcccccagatgtcacaatgggacctggggacaatggggttgcccaggatgtcacaatggaccctggggacaaagggggatccccaggatgtcacaatgggccctggggaccaggggggtcctgcgatgtcacaatgggccctggggagaaagggggtcccctggatgtcacaatgggctctggggacaaggagggtccccaggatgtcacaatgacccctgcggacaaggggggtgtcgatggtgtcacaatgggccctgggaacaagggggggtccccatagtgtcacaatgggtcctggggacaagtggggtccccaggatgtcacaataggtcctggggacaatgtggggtcctgggatgtcacaatgggccccagtgacaaagggggtcccctgaatgtcacaatgggtcctgggtacaatgtggggtcctgggacgtcacaatgggccctggggacaaggagggatccccaggatgtcacaatgggccctggggacaatggggggtcctgggacgtcacaatgggccccagtgacaagggggggtccccaggatgtcacaatgggccctgaggacaaagaggggtcccctgaacgtcacaatgggccctggggacaagggtgtgccgaggatgtcacaatgggccctgggcacaatggggggtccccaggatgtcacaatgggccctggggacaaagaggggtcccctgaatgtcacaatgggccctggggacaagggggtgcagtggatgtcacaatgggccctggggacaatggcggtgtccaggatgtgagaatgagtcctgaggacatgggggggtccccatggtgtcacaatgggtccccagtgacaaggaggcgtccccatggtgtcacaataggccctggggacaatggggtcccctgaatgtcacaatgggccctgggaacaaaagtggttgccatggtgccacaaggggccctggggtcaaaggcggtccccatggtgctaaaatgggccctgggagcaagggggtggccaggatgtcacaatgggtcctggggacaatagggggtgcccaggatgtcacaatggaccctgaggacaagggggggtctccatggtgtcacaatgggtccccagtaacaagggggggtccccatggtgccacaatgagccctggggacaaagggaggtccctacgatgtcacaatgggccctggggactaatgaggtccccacggtgtcacaatgcgtcctggaggaaaaggggggtccccaggatgttacaatgggctcttggcacaatggggttcctgggatgtcacaatgggtccccagtgacaaagggggtccccaggatgtctcaatgggccctgaggacaatgggaggtccccatggtgtcacaaagggtccccagtgacaagggaggtccccacggtgccacgatgggtcctggggacaaggaggtccccaggatgccacaatgggccctggggacaatggggggtcctgggacgtcacaatgggccctggggataaagggggtccccaggatgtcacaatgggacctggggacaaggggctccacaggatctcacaatgggctctggggacaatggaggttccccaggatgttcacaataggccctgaggacaaggggtggtccccatggtgtcacaatgggtccccagtgacaaggggggtccccaagtgtcacaatgggccctggggacaatgggggtcctgggacgtaacaataggccctggggacaaggggggggtcccctgaatgtcacaatggcccctggggagaaagggggtccccaggatgtcaaaatgggccatggggacaaagtggggttctgggatatcacaatgtgccacagtgacaaagggggtccccatggtgccacaatgagccctggggacaaagggaggtccctaggatgtcacaatgggccccggggactaatgaggtccccacggtgtcacaatgcgtcctggagacaaaggggggtcccctggatgtcacaatgggcccttgggacaatggggttcctgggatgtcgcaatgggtccccagtgacaaagggggtccccaggatgtctcaatgggcactgaggacaatgggagatccccaggatgtcacaatgggccctggcgacaatggggggtcctgggacgtcacaatggccctggggacaaaggggttccccaggatgtcacaatgggccctggggacaaagaggctccccaggatgtcacaatgggacctggggacaagggggtccccaggactcacagtgggctctggggacaatggaggttccccaggatgttcacaataggccctgaggacaaggggtggtccccatggtgtcacaatgggtccccagtgacaaggggggtccccaaggtgtcacaatgggccctggggacaatgggggtcccgggacggaataataggccctggggacaatgggggtccccatagtgtcacaatgggccctggggacaaagggggtccccacggtgttacaatggtcccgggggacaaagggggatgcccaggatgtcacaatgggccctgaggacaaggggagctccccagggtgtcggaatgggtccccagtgacaaggagggtccccatggtgtcacgatgggtcctggggacaagggggtcctgggacgtcacagtgggccctggagacaaagggggttcaggaaggtagggagggcaggattagggggtgcaaggtttcagttgtagggtttaggggtgcagagtttggtagggccgaatttgggggtgcaggatctggggtgcagggtttgggaagacaggatcgggggtggaggatttgggggtgcaggattgaggggcagcgttttggtgcagggcttggggtcaggatctggggtgcaggtttgggaagagtattttggggtgcaggattttgggtgccgtgtctgcggggcaggtttggggtgatcactgctgatccgcacacactcgctctctctggtattcacctccactcctgctcctccacctccccactgttctctccacctcctctcttctcattcccaccacactctgcacacagacgcaaccactgagaatgttccagaacacgctgatccaaaccccgctgggacctccaggctccatggcaatgtgaaaattgagtgtgccacagaatccctttgggtgtcaaacaccttgaaggtgctggagtccaagcacaaccccccggcactgcccacggccctcaggagctcctgtggaaacccctccagggatggcggctccagccctgccctgccctgcgcagcccgttcagtgcccgacagccctcgctgggaggaacagctcccaggctccagccagaagctcacccggtaccgctggggccgtctcctctcctcctgccgctcgttcccgggcagagtccccgaagcccgctctccgggcgctctgcgggcggctcctggcccggccgccccccgtactcccgctctggctccgccccaaggctcaggcgggaacggccgctgcggcccgcccggccaatcgcagctcgccgcctcagcctcgcgcgccgccggccggtggccccgccccctcatcccccatcccctcaggaggggccgcacccgctggtgctgagcgcggagctgctggcgccactcggagaggctccaggggacacccccaaaggcgatggagccctgccctggtgggcagagggggaggacctgagacagcccctgccctgtcgctgtcgggcaccgctaggggactgaaaagatgacgagggttggaggcgagttccagttcggcgccacgggcatcctgggaaaaatatgcaggctgacccagaaaggtacagcgaccgagaagagcttagctgagagaaaatcactgaaagagacccggtctggtttgtgacataaccaggacacccccaaattgtgtactttgcccaaaaaatgggccccaaaaatgctttttccccataaaaatgggttccccgcaaaactgagtgttttcccccaaaaatggacctcaagtattggaagtattggtttttttcccaaaacaatgggtcttgttccctccagaatgggtactaccccacgaaaaatgggactgaaaatgggtgtttcattccaaaaatgtgtccaaaaaatggtgttttcccacaaaatgtgggcccaaaagttgtttttccccccccaaaaaaatgagtgcacccaaaactgtgtgcaccctccaaaaatgggtccaaagatgggtgtttctccccaaatatggccctaaaattggggttttctccaaaatatgcacttgtttctaataaaaaaatgtgtttcctctgaaaaaatggatcaaaaaatgagtgtttcccccaaaaaggttataaatttttttgcaaatttgccaagtttgggcaaaattacggattttcttgtcaagatttgtagattttggcgcaaaattgcaaggttttggggcaagatttgcaaatgggggggaaattagtattttgaggcaagatttgcacattttttggttaaattacaaatttatttgcgagagtttggaagatttgcaatttcttttcgGCAAAAGTACTCAGTTTGGGGGcgttattgtgcaagatgatgagagaggttctcctgcccccctgctctgccctggggagaccacccctggaatcttgtgtccagttctccctcagctccagaaggacagggaactgctgcagagagcccagcgcagccaccaagatgctggagggagtggagcatctcccgtgtgaggaaaggctgagggagctggggctctggagctggaggagaggagactgaggggggactcattgctggggatcaatatggaaaggggggtgtcccggaggcaccccaggttcgtttaagggacaacagggtccaaaacaacttgtgttaaaccggtgagaaacagggttttagcatccaaaagtgactcgaatacaggttcggataccagttgaggaaaatgatgaaggggcagcaaccaatacgataggtggtgcacagagtgcatgcacgtggcttcaccaaaacagtgccggagccgtccctgagtccgggaggagtccgcacttgcctgaacacggtgtggggttattttgaagagatacacgtactgtagtgagtacggaaagtgcacacttgcggttctgcgagggtaaatttacaatacactcgcaatcctgcgagggttaatacacgtgcagatgtgcacggaaagttacacgtgcttgtgcagaagcaggggaggaaaatacacccgcgattgtgcgaggaaataattgatacacgtgcttgtgttaagcacggaaagtacgcgtgcaaacgtgcacggtgttacagacgatcacgataaacagcacgcactcgtcggaataaattgcttagaatttattgcagcaagcgggcaaaagagcgctgggcggccggggagcctgcgctgcaccacggcgcctttccaggagcggccagcttggttacatgtggtaaaggattacgtattcatggttattccaggaacgcctatacacattcataacttttcctcgaaaaggccgttcttattaaaatgagttccaaggaattatatctatagtcttcagctctggctccttcctgttgcgcctgcgcagtgtctgcgggtggtcacgggcgggggtcttttggatgaaggctgcggtccgttcttttgtgcatttcttatccttggcctagcacgctgggtttggccagggctccaaggccttgagctggttttcctcccgctttgtgctgaagaccccgttatcccgttcacacaaggatgcaactgggcccttctctctgtcagtctcttcctgaatgttctgcagggtacgctaaattaggttTTTACAcgtatctgtggaacaagttttttacaaagactacgtacaggttgcattgtttaatggcaccatatactaatattatatgctcaggtttcacagccactgataacatatccatttagaccggtttgattaacaaatatatcgttaagtctattacagtccctaaccccaggaaaaatacacccacatgtttagagagaaattatattacggatatacgcttgcctgaatctggcaaggaattcttcaagaaaatccacaggtccacaaggcagaaaggccggggcactgcctgtgcggccccagggatgggtccccagcttggtgacctgcaaaccacgtttttgtgcagacggggaggaatggggactgaatcattgttagggaggacgagacaggagggtgctggggacccggagggttctgagaaaaggattgtcagcgttgtggcgatgaggaacgattcacacAGACGCAAACGGGCcgcacaggcacagggttcttgttggcagcaagagcagagccgggcagagctgagctctcttttattaacggttctccatttatagatttacagggatgagcttgggctaagaggttagacaaatgactttgttcaataattgttattctaaacacaccacactcctattgtgactggtttcagtcacgttcccatgcgtatcttgtgggcggcattccgacccactcgttcacacgcccaggcccaacattcacacatcgcacacacgggggtggttttctgacccgatATTGTTCTCACCAGTCTGGGCCATCACgtcttacacccatagaaaacatacttctgtgtaatctgtccaaggccctttagctggaaccgcacaccctgccattcccgcaagagttatcgaccctgagcccttcgacggcccgtgggaccaggcgggcggcctggagccgggcgacctgtggcacggagcgttaatgagccctagggcaccgcgagtgctgctgcatggaccaggcctctctcctgggaacaccaagggagcagcggccatccatcaccaccctgtttggttcggcagcctgaaccccctccccgagtttggcaacggcacccccctcagcaccttcagcaaatcagagcagtcctctccatggcactgggaaccgtgagcagcgggagctgcagcgggacccgtgtgggagcaggtccggtgctgccggggccggtgggagaggggtgcagccggctccaaagccggtgtgagcagccatcgcctgcccaagctgcgccaggcagggcagccgcgctccccgctgcagacacgttgggtgagaggggcaggaagaagcggggaagggtggaaggaagcccatcggcgcttgcagcccggtgtccccatgtggggacatggcaggggtggcctggggaaacccctcccgctcaggacacagtggggtgggggcagctcccggaagcccctgcccactgcagagcccctggcagggcctggggggagggtgtgtgcagcccctctgtgacacggtccggggtcacagtgggacagccacacgtcacagtggtgacagcccccctgtccctgtcgtgaccagcgtctgccccactcacccggtgaggccgagtggactccaagtgctgagagctgctctcgcaccgctctgctctggagtagctgctctgcagtgaggaggagaaggcggagagagggagcacgacagcaccaaggagggtgaagggtggagaaggagaaggaggaggaggaggagagaaaaagaaggaggaggaggagaaggagaaggagaagaaggatcaggagaagaaggaggaggagaaggacgaggacaaggagaagcagtaaagccattgtccagccactctctgcagttgttgacttgaagcaggagtggaactaagatggcaagacagctcttcttgcagcctcacctgagcccaactattgagaagctggagcgttatggtaaggccttcaggcccaatttcacatgtgtgtctgggtcaaggacatctctgaaatcaggcatggaaacccgagggctgtggggggtggttgctcaggagtggtgactgcaaggagggacctgcttgaccatcccaaagggctgaggggctgatgtggcagccagggctcctggttccctccctggcgtggcccctgccttcctggggcagcccaggcagaagcccctgaccccaaggggctgcccttgcctggcgctgggcattgcccacgctgagctcacgtctgaatggaagagctgaaggtgctcgtgggccacgtgggctctgtgtgttcagagatgtgacccggcaaaactggcccctgctggggagacaccagggcctgccctgagcctccgagagccgcgtggagcgcagccccgtgccccgcgggcagggcagagcactgccggcttcccgtgggagtgggtcacaccctggagagctgcacccgcaaggaaaggagaaaggagccccttggaggcagcatgaggtgtcccttggttcttgccgggctggagagagaccacctgaaatgcctgagtgaaagatgcatcgctccttggacaggagtgggccgaatggtcttgagcttgctgcctcagagcatgacgggtctttcccttgttcttccagagttcgctaagatttgggccagcacatcgtatcacctcagcctgcagctggctctccaccaggtgggcctcacctccttctcccctcacaccctgatgaacgctgatcaagtcctgacagccctttgccatcgggtgcagctgttcttcccctccattgaaagcaggagcaacgccccagcacaacactgcaatgcacaccgtgacatggacaccttctctgtccattcagatgtacaagaaggtccccccgtcagagttgcatgtgaaaacctggaagcctgggacacatctggatttattccaagcgtgggaaccccctgccttctatctgattgagccagagggtgtttgtcagctttccctcacctatttggttcttcgtagctgaagcggggtgcgagggaaaagcgcagcccctgtttgtgttctcccaaggagcccatcttgctcctttgtacctcaggccagggcagggcactaagcaccatcagcctcctctgacaagtcacccgtctgcccctccaaggcttcttcccatccgccatctcctctgttccaggctgtccgcattcccggaatcgggacttttgcggttgtcacgaagcgagtagccctcagcgagcaggatctggtgatcgtggagagacccgtgtttcaacctgaaaaggctgttgcgcaggaccgtgagctccgctgtgcttgcacagactttcctggtgagcagcgtgaaagcggcgctggccttgagcagggtgggaggggtgctgtgctctccagaggtgactgaggggagcaccaaccacccaccgcggccctgccaagagctccactcgacaaagccggccggctgtggaaggaccctgcccagctgtttgttttaaagaatcaccagaggacaatgcagctaagagcgcactctctttgtcctgcttcaacaacagggtccctcacagcttccttggtgtggtgtcttctggttccatgatgcttcaactcttgctccccctttccgctgctctagacctcgtccaggcaaatgccggggctcttccagctccctcagcctccttgcacgggggaaaagcaggggaaacccaggggggaaagacggttccttccaaaagccactggcgggacacctgcgccttctggtcactgctgcctttggggcagctgttgtgggaccccggggagcacccagagcttggggctgtgtttggggtgcgtttctctctaaagacaaagacagcaccgagtgtgggctggcaccctccagctgccctgggacctggcgcctatctccccactttgtcccgcagtcactcttcttcccaccaagtgcctaagactctttgtttccctttctgtatcagagaaggcaccactgtctgctccgcacctcactgtccgctttaagaggaagggacaagccgagcgtctcctcagaggcgctggcccagccagacagcccagtaccaaagtgctgcccgagggcctggaggctgcagacctttgattgtagcctgcccagcaggtctgcaagctcatgtgttcctcttctctcatctttcaggccaccaagatttcgagcaactgccgtatgctcagatagcctcagagaacgctgtctctgagggcaccgtgcagctctacatggaaaggaccacgcaccttttccatgcctgcgtagagaacgggcagaacgttgccatcatctggagggacgtgggcatgctgattgtccagggaaaagacgtgaaaatgagattttacttagactttctggaaaggctgaatggcgctggcaagatgctgcaagctcttctcgaggtaggattttcactttcccagcgccactcctgctgcttctgaaatgctttctgggggctgctttcccctggccggccatgcctcgttcagcccctgggctcctggagctctagagcacagcaggctctctgcagagcacctccctggcgtgcaatggcccggctttgcaagagccacccccagaggagctgccctttgcgagaaaaggccggcgttgatggcggggagcgctgcgtgccccactctgggggccgggagcagaggcacaggcagagcaaggcttgctgagcccagagcccttgggcggctctggctctttgctggcgctaggctgaggcggagcgagcagccggcccttcccagcgtccgctcctcccgtcatccgcctctgtcctcgttgcagatgccggagatgagggactcggtcatctcacgccatgacaccgctgcttcccagacctcttctggacgtgttgtcgtcctgccatggtacgtttgacttcacttggaggaacgggggacagtggcacagcttctgcatctgtcctgctgtggacctagagacgcatttaggcaacatttcccgctacgtttctcctgctccttttctttcctctctgggagagactgctcttaggtctggaaacgttaatctgcaaggctctacgaggaactcggagggcaagatcagaattcaaaggcgtcttagaaaaccagagcactagataatactctgctctccatgtgcgcgatgagcagagtcatttccccagcagcagcaagggggttttgtgggaggacggccattctcagggaaggatggagaaacgcgggcacaggctgacggggcctctcccggcactggagcttctgctgcgtccctccgggttgggctgcggtgggaaacaacgtggtgtcctttcttcagcctgctgccttcttcctctgccaggtaccaacttgagaccgtgcccaaagtgccagcgctgatagacctgaacggatgtgtgaagggaaaaggtgatggcctgtggtgtgaacctgccccagcagcaaatctgtgtgcacgggaccaaggcagaaaccccagagccgggttcccttgagataaatgattcccctccccagaatgactcctggacagcaccagtatctcccatggaaccccccatttcagcacacggatgagagaaagccatgcaaacagtcttccccagggaataacggtgcactgtaggcatggggcgttggatgaaaaaacagtgtcagaaaaggcctaagacctcccaggaaacatggctttcccccaaagggatgaaaaggaccaccttccccagtgttaccacagccctgagcagacccgcacgtcactctccttggaactggcacacgagtggcacccggttcccagaacaacaccgagatgctgttctgaagaaccgtctcctttcccgtttctagaggatgctgccgggaagcgcctcctccgtcgagccaggcttcctccacatcggttacctgccctgactgtgacgccagagcagggtcagaaagccgaggggagtgagcctcgcgccaggtgagacactcgcataaacgggtgagcgtggccccctgctccggtctctgtgggagcgagacg
Proteins encoded:
- the LOC136111486 gene encoding coiled-coil domain-containing protein 81-like gives rise to the protein MARQLFLQPHLSPTIEKLERYEFAKIWASTSYHLSLQLALHQAVRIPGIGTFAVVTKRVALSEQDLVIVERPVFQPEKAVAQDRELP